The Bos taurus isolate L1 Dominette 01449 registration number 42190680 breed Hereford chromosome 18, ARS-UCD2.0, whole genome shotgun sequence genome has a window encoding:
- the POP4 gene encoding ribonuclease P protein subunit p29 isoform X1: protein MTSVVYHAFSQKEAKELDVQQHSGAQRAEAFVRAFLKRSMPRMSQQALEDHLQRKAVVLEYFTHRKQKEKRKKSKGLSAKQRRELRLFDIKPEQQRYSLFLPLHELWKQYIRDLCNGLKPDTQPQMIQAKLLKADLHGAIVSVTKSKCPSYVGVTGILLQETKHVFKIITKEDRLKVIPKLNCVFTVEIDGFISYIYGSKFQLRSSERSAKKFKAKGTIDL, encoded by the exons ATGACGA GTGTGGTCTACCATGCCTTTTCTCAGAAAGAGGCAAAAGAGCTCGACGTTCAG CAGCACTCGGGAGCCCAGCGGGCCGAGGCCTTTGTGAGGGCCTTCCTGAAGCGGAGCATGCCCCGCATGAGCCAGCAAGCCCTAGAGGACCACCTGCAACGCAAGGCCGTTGTCCTGGAGTACTTCACTCACcggaagcaaaaggagaagagaaagaaatctaAAGGCCTTTCTGCCAAGCAGAGGAGGGAGCTGCGGCTCTTTGACATTAAACCAGAGCAGCAGAG ATACAGTCTTTTTCTCCCTCTACATGAACTCTGGAAACAGTACATCCGGGATCTATGCAACGGCCTCAAACCAGACAC GCAGCCACAGATGATCCAGGCCAAGCTTCTAAAGGCAGACCTTCACGGCGCTATTGTTTCAG TTACAAAATCCAAGTGCCCCTCCTATGTGGGTGTTACAGGGATCCTTCTACAAGAAACAAAGCATGTTTTCAAAATCATCACTAAAGAAGACCGCCTGAAAG TTATCCCCAAGCTAAACTGTGTGTTCACCGTGGAGATCGATGGCTTCATTTCCTACATTTACGGTAGCAAGTTCCAGCTGCGGTCAAGTGAGCGGTCTGCAAAAAAGTTCAAAGCCAAGGGAACAATTGACCTGTGA
- the POP4 gene encoding ribonuclease P protein subunit p29 isoform 1 (isoform 1 is encoded by transcript variant 1), with amino-acid sequence MTSVVYHAFSQKEAKELDVQHSGAQRAEAFVRAFLKRSMPRMSQQALEDHLQRKAVVLEYFTHRKQKEKRKKSKGLSAKQRRELRLFDIKPEQQRYSLFLPLHELWKQYIRDLCNGLKPDTQPQMIQAKLLKADLHGAIVSVTKSKCPSYVGVTGILLQETKHVFKIITKEDRLKVIPKLNCVFTVEIDGFISYIYGSKFQLRSSERSAKKFKAKGTIDL; translated from the exons ATGACGA GTGTGGTCTACCATGCCTTTTCTCAGAAAGAGGCAAAAGAGCTCGACGTTCAG CACTCGGGAGCCCAGCGGGCCGAGGCCTTTGTGAGGGCCTTCCTGAAGCGGAGCATGCCCCGCATGAGCCAGCAAGCCCTAGAGGACCACCTGCAACGCAAGGCCGTTGTCCTGGAGTACTTCACTCACcggaagcaaaaggagaagagaaagaaatctaAAGGCCTTTCTGCCAAGCAGAGGAGGGAGCTGCGGCTCTTTGACATTAAACCAGAGCAGCAGAG ATACAGTCTTTTTCTCCCTCTACATGAACTCTGGAAACAGTACATCCGGGATCTATGCAACGGCCTCAAACCAGACAC GCAGCCACAGATGATCCAGGCCAAGCTTCTAAAGGCAGACCTTCACGGCGCTATTGTTTCAG TTACAAAATCCAAGTGCCCCTCCTATGTGGGTGTTACAGGGATCCTTCTACAAGAAACAAAGCATGTTTTCAAAATCATCACTAAAGAAGACCGCCTGAAAG TTATCCCCAAGCTAAACTGTGTGTTCACCGTGGAGATCGATGGCTTCATTTCCTACATTTACGGTAGCAAGTTCCAGCTGCGGTCAAGTGAGCGGTCTGCAAAAAAGTTCAAAGCCAAGGGAACAATTGACCTGTGA
- the POP4 gene encoding ribonuclease P protein subunit p29 isoform 2 (isoform 2 is encoded by transcript variant 2), with the protein MPRMSQQALEDHLQRKAVVLEYFTHRKQKEKRKKSKGLSAKQRRELRLFDIKPEQQRYSLFLPLHELWKQYIRDLCNGLKPDTQPQMIQAKLLKADLHGAIVSVTKSKCPSYVGVTGILLQETKHVFKIITKEDRLKVIPKLNCVFTVEIDGFISYIYGSKFQLRSSERSAKKFKAKGTIDL; encoded by the exons ATGCCCCGCATGAGCCAGCAAGCCCTAGAGGACCACCTGCAACGCAAGGCCGTTGTCCTGGAGTACTTCACTCACcggaagcaaaaggagaagagaaagaaatctaAAGGCCTTTCTGCCAAGCAGAGGAGGGAGCTGCGGCTCTTTGACATTAAACCAGAGCAGCAGAG ATACAGTCTTTTTCTCCCTCTACATGAACTCTGGAAACAGTACATCCGGGATCTATGCAACGGCCTCAAACCAGACAC GCAGCCACAGATGATCCAGGCCAAGCTTCTAAAGGCAGACCTTCACGGCGCTATTGTTTCAG TTACAAAATCCAAGTGCCCCTCCTATGTGGGTGTTACAGGGATCCTTCTACAAGAAACAAAGCATGTTTTCAAAATCATCACTAAAGAAGACCGCCTGAAAG TTATCCCCAAGCTAAACTGTGTGTTCACCGTGGAGATCGATGGCTTCATTTCCTACATTTACGGTAGCAAGTTCCAGCTGCGGTCAAGTGAGCGGTCTGCAAAAAAGTTCAAAGCCAAGGGAACAATTGACCTGTGA